The sequence CAAGAAGtattgttttcaatgtttatcaAAGAATACTTGATCAACAAGGTGCAGAACATGCACAATCATCGATATTGAGCTATGTGCAAGTGTTGACTGGTTAGTAGGAATGATACGTCTTGATACTTTGGTTTATTGGATTTtcgtgtgtattatattatgtaattatataaactttggTTTATTTCAGGGGTTTCTAATACTACCATAAGATGAATTGTTGCCGAGGGCAGATCTAACAGAGGCGTATTTAGTACGCCCGGTAAAAAGAGGAAAGGTGGTTTTGATTtagaattgaaaaaaaaactaaatatcagATAGATGagatttttaaatcacaaGGCCACGAAGTCTTGAGGCTCCCACCATATCATTGTACGGTAAACCCCATAGAATTAATCTGGGGAATAATGAAACGGGTAAAAACGTTACTATACCTGCaagtaacataaaatttttaacagaGAAGAGATTTAAGAAGCTTACTCTCAAGTAGGGATCGATGAATGGCGAAAATCTTGTGAACgtctaataaaaattgaaaatcagtTCATAGAACAAGAACAGTTAATTGAGATGCAGGAGGATAggtttatcttaaatactgCGTCTTCCTCTTCATATGAAGACTTTTTTATGGATGTGCAGTATTTGGAACCATTTTCAAGTTCTAATAgcctataattaattaataaactcatgAACAGAATAATTGGAgttttcatctaaatttcaaacCCCAAATTCGTCactgtaaaattttcaaaaattatccttgatcattggataaatttgtatatttgtatgtatcaCATACAATCAGCCGCTTTAAGggaaaaaaagtatcaaaacgttttactccaatttccccagtattgctagcgtcaatttcttttttccctttttgccatcagatcCTGGTAGACCTATAGTTATGTTACATGGGTGATGGGTTAgctttaatatgtataaataaaacaataccaATTATCATgaagttaaatataaacatgatTTAAACAGTTCAAATTAAGCACAAATCTTCCATAGCTGCgtaattttcaataatatatttgtgcgttttccaattacagcactagatCGCATTttgcggcataatgctcaacgtcgagtgttccaactacagcaacgcttcgcacaattgagcactctcaaaacGAATGCTCTCGCGAGCTTCTCGCAAAcaataccaacacagtgatagaaaattgaccagtatttttctttaagttggcatttatcgaaattttcgttagtaaatattatttattgttgaaaaatttgtaaggctttcgtttcgtcgtagattttgaaaataattaaagttatttcaaactgctaaaaaaaaatattagtatggatgataaatagttacttttttttatattcctcatttaaaatatgaatacaattttattttaaaattcggatctgtaaacaaatttattgtacaggattatactttagaaaaaaatgcaatggttttgaaaaagtatataatttttttagaaatcattaaaaaatattactcaaaacgtaaatgatgaATAATGATGATGACGTAATGATGTttcttacatgaaactaaatattttactgttaatttagcttgttaaaaccttatattctttaaaggttttctattatttcaataaaaaaaatgttaatgaaataatttgatgattaaaataagcgtaaaaagatttcaaccaattattattgtttaccacattatttatacattaatgaggttgctaactcaattcatacaaattcaacattttttttacaacactgacttagcgcactctgctgatgcatttgaaaactaattcacgttccaattaagcttcagcattatgcggcattgtgcggcactgagtcgcaaaatgctctgtaattggaaaacgcactttatgtgcgttttccaattacagcactagagcgcattatgcggcataatgctcaacgttgaatgttccaagtttccaactacagcaacgcttcgcacaattgagcactctcaaaactaatgctctcgcgtgcttctcgcaataaataccaacacagtgacagaaaattgaccagtgtttttctttaagttggcatttatcaaaattttcgttagtaaatattatttattgttgaaaaatttgtaaggctttcgtttcgtcgtagattttgatagtaattaaagttaagaaggtattaatagttatttgtttaatattccacatttaattcgaatctgtaaacaaatttatttcacaggattatacttttgttaacattgcaatggttttgaaaaagtatataagtaatttttttagaaatcatttaaaaaaaattactcaaaacgtaaatcttcttacatgaaactaaatattttactgttaatttagcttgttaaaaccttatattctttaaagattttctcttatttcagtaaaaaaatgttaattatttcattaaattatttgattattaaaataagcgtaaaaagttttcaatcaattattattgttaactacattatttatactctATTccgaacatttttttttttcaacactgagttagcgcactctgctgatgcatttgaaaactatagtccttttcatgaaagaagtcccccagacgcggcgctgcaatcgcatgacgtaatgttgccatttatgagtaaaaaatttacctattttatttacatttagcagatgtaatttatccaataatactattttctgcatacttcgatgaaacaatatttctgttatgtaaaaagtatatttttatttgcttattttagcggtgttctacctacttacagggaaaagatgggaaaatagggtaaagaaaaacaaaacaatttttattcagagttttaatgcataattgttgggttacaatttttttcgaaatacacgccgctgttataccttcgtttgtaattcttgttacagttttctctgacacacctgcaataaaattatgaacatttaaaaataatagtaactttaagtttataatgcttatgtaatatgtaatataatatgttttaatttcagttacctagtttcatcacgttatgtatttgttcaattttgttgcaaaaacgaatttatatcataaaagtcccatcaatacagcaaaaaaaaattaaatggcaactctaaaaagtacctgttatgtcggcaactctcttccgaacattgtttagtggtattaaaacgaCTTGATtattatgttccgcttcacagaactctttcacctttaatataatttcttgagccgaactttttacaacttttggcattgtaatcaatcttcaAAATGCACTAATCTAGTTaataattcacaaaaatctatcacaacaaacgaacttgataacatcgactaatgacaacattgccgacctgtcaaatttagttccaaaaatcaccgcgggacttctttcatgaaaagcactataattcacgttccaattaagcttcagcattatgcggcattgtgcggcactgagtcgcattatgctctgtaattggaaaacgcacattcaatgttttttttttacagaaaacATATTCTTACCGACGGTTACAGTCTACATTCttacagataaaaataaatcctatatttatattttttgtatttcgcAGCAGAGAAGAACGGGCAGATAGAGGGTCAGGGGAATGAGAATGTAAATAGAAAATGACGCGGAGGCAGAAATAGGTTCAATCGCCATGGTCCTCATCACAATTTGAAGCactttattagaaaaacaaataaataagaaaaatattatctgcGATTGCACACGTTTAGGCAAAGCAGGCTAAcgattttttttgaagtaagtcaatttttatacataatattataatatctagTCTGACAAGCGAGTCGTGGCACAAGCCTCTGgcgccaaatttaaaaatctttcagCTGTTAACTCTGCATATAGTCTAAAAAAACAATCTTGATACTTCTGCTAAATTTGATTATGTCTTTAATAAGTTGGGAGTCTCCAAATAATTTAGtctgaaaataaatagaagCAAAACGAAAACATTAACTACACCAAAATAAACACCAACATTTCCACTCCACCGAAAACAGGAAGGGTTGGATTTAGAATAACGTCGCACGAATTTGTTGATGTTCATTGAAggaataatgaaataaaacattatatttcacatttatttgtacataaTCAACAGTGTTTAACAAAACACGACGTATGGTAGAAACTGAAGACATCTAATACACTAAATCTTCTTTGTACAATGAGGATTGTTTTACcttataattacttaattaacaTTTGTAGTGGTGCCCACAAAAAGTAAGACGTAGTAGTGAGTATGTAGTAGGTAAtcaaagtattattaaaatataatacaaatatgaggcatattggttttatattgtatatataatacttcGACGTAccaatataatttaacatttaatataaatttaaacattgtttCACTAAATAGGTAAAATAGGGGCATAAAAAATCGACTAACGTCCACAAATCACATTAAAGCTTTATACAACGACCAATCGGCTGTTAAAGGTGCTCGCTTATTACATCCTACTAGATGTTGGAGCGTCTTTTAAAgatgtcaactgtcaaagtGCCTGCTAACTTTGCAAGCCTGTTGATTCTCCCTACAACTTTGTTGACATAGTTTTTGTATCTTGCCTCGGCTGCGCTGTTGGTCTTGGGAGTAAAAAGCTCAGCAACCCACATACTGAAAAAAAGAAAGGCTCTTGCAATCTAAATCTTTCAAATATAAGTCAGGGCTTAGTACTTAACATAGGAACATGTCAAGTCAGGtccaaataaacaaaacttgttTACATCCATTTTTGACAATGAGATTCTTTACTTTATGACCCCAAATCCAGGCTGAAAATTATGTagtaaagaagtataacttacaGAACAATAATCCTCCATATCCATAAAACGTGATTTCACAGGCCGTACTGAGCAATGTTCCAGCAATATTCATACCGACGACCGACCCAAAACGGCCAACCATCATAGACAAACTGACGGCCATACCTctgcaaaatatttataatggaTCAGTACTtcttctatatatttaatatgtacgTGTAATATTATAGGATAAAGCAAACAATAAATCATGATTTCGGTTGTATATTTACCAgataagtaaagaaaatattaaccCATTTCTCAGTAAAAAATCCAACGATTAAGTAGGTATAagtataaagaaaaactaagCATTCAAAAGAATTGCACGTTGAACTCCTCCTTTGGGTTTTTGGAGTGGagtatgtacacgcgttagaagttatacttctttgtcgtaacaagataaaaatcttttcaaaagttttattctacgtttgcaGAAAAAACGAtattaacaatagaaaaaactaaaatgttgacaatAGCTAACTTCAAGGTCGGTGTTTTGAGAAGGCGCGCGCGTCGTAAAAAAttctctcatcatttttccctaatgcaccaaaagaagtataacttaaaaaatttgcaaccatctaaaattatagatattatgACATATAAATTGGCCGGATTTTGCGTGTAAGGCACATACGCATTTTTAAACTTACCTCAATTTGGTCGGGAAAATATCCACAGCGAAAGCGTTAACTGGTCCAATACACAGACCCAAGATAGGAAACGAAGACACCAGAATTGCAAACAGAATTTGGTTCGTCGCAAAATTAATGCCTACACACACGCATCCAATGAGTGTGTAACAAGCTATTAAGAGATTTTTCTTCCCAATAACCTTTACTATACTACTGACTCCTATTGCAATAACAGCACACGCAAGACTGGAGAGGGCGTTAATGATGAACGTCATTGAATCAATTGTTTCGATGCATTCCACACCAACGTCTGTCTAAAAGGGAAGATATTTTATCGTTTAACTAGTGGATGCGTTCCGgtctttaaaactaaaatttacttaaaatttaaggTGAAGGCTTCCCGATTTTCTCACgataatttcatttatagtACAAGCGAGTGTAAGATTCGCACTTAGGAagaaaagtccattgatgcacttGCGggattaaataaactaaactaacTACTTTGTGCCTTCATTTAGGTGGTGTTTGTATAGGTAtattatctaaagctggcggcttcaacacatttacactttgtgcttgtgtagtgtctgtgaataagcgcgagacgtgatgtcaaactgaaatacaatcacaaatacatcacgaaaagactgtccgtctcttccgcgctcggtcaagcttatgagtataaaagagacagttattgtttttcttttgctactgtttatgttgatctttactgttttatattattattattttatacatgttgatcttttttcaaacattaccagggcaatctcgtgaaatggtgcacaatgtttttaattattttaagcatcttaataaaaacagtttaatgaaaaaaaaattatatttaatttgacatcagatgcgactggggtttctaagaggagtattgaaagaatagttagtgaagtaaaagtgaagtgtgttgagctagatggagcttatgtcgaaaaatgaaaaatgatttACACGAACTACTCTTTCACGTTCTTGGTctggcttagaacttttggatccaccctcgtatgcacctaatatttatatgtatttgacacatttttatttatttacaacccacccaaccttactaaaaccagagtggactaaaatgtatagcatggcaaaaaaatcatattttgaaacatactgtatgtgaaattgcattagtgtgagtactgtgaacccgccagctttcgataaccgacctatatatcagatgatattttttagaattacCTGATTTCGTTTTTCAGCAAGTACTTGACAGGCTGTTTGACCGTCTCCTCCGCCAGTCAATACGGTATTCAAAACAGCAGGTAACCATACGTATAAACCATTTaagctaaaatatataacatttatttcatatatgttGTATTATATGTAACCTAGTGTGTATAATAAGAGtgtactaaaaattattaaccgTACCATCGTCTGatgaaaaaatcaaatattaaactatatattattactagctgcccccgcgaaattcgtttctccttaatgcctagcctacctttttagtacataccaacatggaacattttgctatgctactcCAGAGACTGTTTGGTTTTCCggaaacaaaactttttaggtttttctgtgatatTTCTCTAtagttcaagttataagtttaCAAGTTATaacttaactaacaaataaaaaataggggttgatcgtagagggtagatgaaaattaagggttgtttgtattttatatactgtatcataaaaaaataaaaacaaaaaatatataatatctaaaaaataaaaaaaattgtttgggttggacaacccttatcacttaggagtttgaaagatagatagtagcccattctcagacttactgaataggcatcaaaaatcataagaatcggtcgagccatttcggaggagtgtgggaacgaacattatgacacgacaattttatatattagaagattaatttttatataaaaattaattgctgttcgtttgtctccctaaaactcgagaatggctggacagaattgactaaatatgatcttgaaatatttgtggaagttaATAGAAGGCTTAAACGGTGggcaacaaataataattaaaagaaaatactaacaaaaattgagtcatatatttatagatagcTTCTAAAATTTGTGTTTAATAGCTGTAGATATCGAGATCCGATCTTCggctgttttaaaaaaattgttttaagttttgacacaaatatatgtaggtgATACTAAGTTCACCGGGTCATCTAgtctacaataatattataatatagtatatgtatgtataatgtatatagtaATGTGTGAGTAATTTAATAGCCGAAACCATACTAAACGTACGTATTTAAGTATCTACGAATATTCAattctattatataatttttattctgaGTCACTCATGAGTTATTAGAAACTTACTTTGCGAAAATTCCTAATAGCAGAAATCCTATTAAGGCCATCCATTTTATATATGGTGGCTTTAACAATGGCGCCGATTGTATGGCTAATGATTTGAAGAACGGTGGCTTTTCCTCCTTTACTTCGTTCATCCGTAGATATTTTATCTGTAAATATTtacctattaaatatttacctatAGTCGGATACCCACAAGTCTAATTTGGATATCCTTTTGTACTAGCATGTCGCTAATTTAAAGCTGGTTTTATTATGGGTTCATCTAATGTAAATTGCATACAACTCTTACAAGTTAATTACTAagattaatgaaaatattgatataatttatatacaataaatacatacaacaatCATTCTACTTAGTTTGTGTTtggtttaagttttattttgctGTTTgcttgtgttaaatttttatcttctataattattgtgtaaaatttgtgatgtcatagtttctagtatattttaagcatacatGTTGTTTTaggacttataaataaattaataacattttattgcgTATTTAGCAAGAAAATGGAAAATTCATTGATGCactgttattaattatgataGGTGATAAGAAATCTTACTGGAAAGTCGTCTGGTGATTTCTTTTTATTCACCGCATACATTGTCCTCAATACTTCTAAAGATTCATCATGCCGGCCTTGGGACATGAGATATTTCGGACTTTCCGGGCCAAAATACATCAAGAAGGCACCCAATAGAAACGGAAGTGCGTAGATAACAGTTAAAAGTCGCCATGGCTTGAACTCGTAGAGGCCAAAATCAACTCTAAACGTGAGAGGTAGGATTGCCCATCCCAATactgaaaataaatagttaatcttaaagatataatatataaatatcacGAAAAATTGTTAAACAAACATACTTTGTTCTATATCCTTTACACAAAAGTCGAAAAATTAGGCATAATTAGTATTGAAATTCTTTCTTTCGACGATAAGTCAAGTATTGGTGTCAAGATTCTTGCATGGTGGTGCATTtctcaaagtcaaaatcatttattcatataggtaacacaatgtacacttatgaacgtctaAAAAAGaactatacattaaatgcttctaatttgacattaactgccagttctcaagggcgtagaacggaagagaagaactggcaataaactctccgccactctttaatcgccaagttttttggtTTTACTATTGACAACAAATTACTTCTGCGCACCTAACATCTCTTATCAAATTACTAGCCGGGAACAAAGCAAAGGGGCCAGTAGAGATGTAGCTACAGGGGATGTAACTAGTTGTATAAAGCAAGTGAAAACTTTGCCTCATTATTGGAAAATAGGAAAGCCTTTGCAAATCGTATTGCAAAGACAGTCTCTCTCTTAACAGACTCTTGGTAGAGATCGAAGTATTCTCGTTACGCTCAACAACTCCTTTCATATTAAACGTTTCTCATATCACACATCTTAGATCTCTGTGAATGAAGCTGACAGTATTTGCTACTTACAAGGAACAAAAACTGATCCAAATATCTGCATTGCGTTGGTTACTGATAGAGTAACATCTCTGTACTTGCTGGGCAGGATCTCACCAATAAACGAATAGGGCACTGCGGCGGGACAAGCCAGGCtgaaattatatacttttatataaaattaaaaatttgcatattattaagattttttactCTACTTGAAAAGTATTGCTTAATACTTTGCCGATTTCACAATTGTAACGTATGCCTTGgagtaaatttttgaagttatacttctttagacgcgttatgaaaaattgatgagagtgaaattttacgatgcgctcgcaccgtgacacaaaattaacatgaagttgcccacggaagatgctacggcattggacataatttaaaaacaacattggaataataatagaatttatgttacacttaatgtaagagaataataataaatatttatttatttaatttttcaaatgtaaactgaactttattgactatactgacttccttttccagtctttgattatttaattgtaattaattatttgcatgcaatcaaaaactatttttaataatgccaaagaacttcttacgcgcgtacataagtacacgcacccttttttttaacttaccaGAGAGACATGAGGAACTTAATAGCAGTAAATGAGATTAAATCTGGCATAAAAGCCGATAGGATACCCAACAAGCCTGCTACTGCTGAACTAAGCACAACCATTTTTTTCCTGCCCCGCGTGTCTACCGCGTAGCCCCATGGAAACGACGTGAGTGCTATGCCTAAAAAGTTcatgtttcatttaattaagtcTAAAATTAAGTCTTAATTAAGATGGATAAGTGTTTAACATTAAGCAATacgttaattttttaatctatcaGAAATAAAGAGTGAAAATATCTATGGCAAAATATGGTATTAAAAGTGTGCGTatctttctttatatatataattcttctgtgagtgtgtatgtcactgaacttctctcaaacgactggaccgatttttatgaaattttttgtgtgtgttcaaggggatctgggaatggtttagattcacaaatcagcccgccagatggcgctgcagtcggtactttcatactttgctttactaattgcttgaaatatcatgcaggacaacgtctgtcgggtccactagtgtagagataaagaatatttttttcttcggTCATGTGTTATTTGTGAATGTTATAAAGATCTTACCGATGTACGGTATGGATCCTATGAACCCACGTTGAGTCTCCGTCATCTGTAGATCGCATCTTGCTACCGGGAGAATGTATGCGTAACCTAAAGGCTCTATGATAACGGCGATGAGAAAGAGAGCCAGGCAGAGACTGTAGCGAATGTTATACCACCCGAGacctacaaattatttatttatttataaacacttcgttgaatatacataaatatagtacaactgacttaattcaataaaaaggagagcaactgcaacttatcgctttcgagcgatctcttccaggcaaccacattgagaaaaaaaagtattaccttacataaggtaggcaagaagtgcaaaaatacatgtattacatatagttgttgagaaaaagaaattaaacacGAACAAAAAAAGCAAACTAATAAAGgacacatgaaaaaaaaaattaatacctaataataaaaagtgcacatgaatcattatgatttaatttaagaatttaatttaagatcagtctcatGTCAGTTAGTgggtattattaaagttagggatacgatgtggacaggtaatgtttctacagaagaaatttaaaggaagatagagaaggagctaagcgaatagggaCTGGAAGtgaattatgttaaaaaaaaccttaataaaACACCAATAGCAAACATTACAACCTATACGAGAACAAAACATTCAAGTGAAACCTTcacccattttttttatttatcctcAAATCTGCATATAGTGTCAACATTCATATAGATGCAATGTGAAGAATTTCATATTTGTAATTGTGTATCTACTAGACGTACGCGGGAACTCTTTTCCCTGCCAAGAAGATTGTTACCAAACTACTTTCCTAATACGACATTTTAGATAATATGTCTTTAGCATCATCATTATCTTAGTAAACCAGAGATTAAAACATgtactttatacatataagGCAATGGTGTATACATtgtgatttattatatttgacatGATGAGTAATCTAAACATTTGTTAGTTTGATAGCGGTAAGATTTATGCGACAGTTATTATAGAGTTAATACATTTTCctttagaataaaattaacattaaaaggTGCTACTATGCAATTGTTTTGAGATTTATCATTTTTCCTATAGATTtacgttaaaattatttacatgatttttgttatattttctttgtggGATATAACCAGACGAGCCTATGCGACGCCTAAAAAGGATAGTCATTGCAGCCTATGggcacccattttagtgggttgCGGGCCCTTGAGGGAGGAGCATactctttctttaaacaaatggaggtcgtatctcccagCGAACCGTGGAAGACTGATCAAGGTGATGCGAATgacattttgaattaatacgACTCGTACAGTgaggcaggagggatcaacACAAACAACACTCCATAGTACACtttctaaaaatttaatattctatagataatagattgatattaaaaagatatttatatGGAAAGACGGTTAAAAACTGACTTATGCATTCTCATAATATTCCAAAATAGTTTTCCCTTGTTAGTTATATGTATCTACTACCTACCTACAGGTTACATACCACCAGTTATTAAAAGTGACGGGTTTCTTATACAAGGGTTATTAAAACGCAAAACAGGTCATAATCCCTTAGAAATAAAAGAAGAAAGTACCGTTCAGGGTTATGATCATTCTACGTATTCACTATTCAGAGGAGATAAACGTTTATAATGATCAATTATGTAAAACTGTCGTCAAATATCCGTTTGAGTAAATATAGATTACACAGAGGTGTAATCACTGCttcacaaatattataaaacaatgtccctttctttaattaaagcttatacgaatcttttttttcttctgtgGCATTGTGATTTGGTTAgttaatctattttaaatatttttatagatgatAGCACGTGAAGAGCAAAAGTATAGTAGACGTAGTTGTGATTAGTAATGAGTCGTAAGCGATAATAAGATTATGTCCAATCAATATGAAATTGTGTCagctaattttaaaatgatattttttatatatttaggacAATACTACATAAATAAGCTTGCGCCTGTcttatcaattaaataaattatgattagCAACAAAATTATCGAGATGCCAGTGGAGACAATGTTGCTTCCATTTTCATGTGTTGACCCACAATCATAATTGTCATATTTCTGTAcaagtcaaataaaataaagcacAGAAAAACatacatg is a genomic window of Pieris napi chromosome 13, ilPieNapi1.2, whole genome shotgun sequence containing:
- the LOC125055474 gene encoding synaptic vesicle glycoprotein 2C-like codes for the protein MVNELKTVSGDVANKEKIAVDIDYALDVAGLGWYNIRYSLCLALFLIAVIIEPLGYAYILPVARCDLQMTETQRGFIGSIPYIGIALTSFPWGYAVDTRGRKKMVVLSSAVAGLLGILSAFMPDLISFTAIKFLMSLCLACPAAVPYSFIGEILPSKYRDVTLSVTNAMQIFGSVFVPLLGWAILPLTFRVDFGLYEFKPWRLLTVIYALPFLLGAFLMYFGPESPKYLMSQGRHDESLEVLRTMYAVNKKKSPDDFPIKYLRMNEVKEEKPPFFKSLAIQSAPLLKPPYIKWMALIGFLLLGIFANLNGLYVWLPAVLNTVLTGGGDGQTACQVLAEKRNQTDVGVECIETIDSMTFIINALSSLACAVIAIGVSSIVKVIGKKNLLIACYTLIGCVCVGINFATNQILFAILVSSFPILGLCIGPVNAFAVDIFPTKLRGMAVSLSMMVGRFGSVVGMNIAGTLLSTACEITFYGYGGLLFLCGLLSFLLPRPTAQPRQDTKTMSTKL